Proteins co-encoded in one Euwallacea fornicatus isolate EFF26 chromosome 34, ASM4011564v1, whole genome shotgun sequence genomic window:
- the LOC136348617 gene encoding snRNA-activating protein complex subunit 5-like has product MTSTTFKSSNPDLEHLKKLKLTEQGLAAMLHKIDTEITQTDLEWMHLQSLVTQTNGHSSNSKANKAVETKTKVQRSIDDESVNQIQLDLSLPPAGLAQSSEEEEEEEELESD; this is encoded by the exons ATGACCTCCACTACTTTTAAAAGTTCAAATCCGGACttggaacatttaaaaaagttgaagtTAACAGAACAGGGTTTAGCTGCAATGTTACACAAAATAGACACTGAAATAACGCAGACTGATTTGGAGTGGATGCATTTACAAAGTCTGGTTACTCAAACCAATGGTCATAGTTCAAACTCTAAAGCCAACAAAGCAgttgaaacaaaaacaaag gTTCAACGATCTATTGATGATGAGTCAGTCAATCAGATTCAACTAGACTTGTCGTTACCACCTGCAGGACTGGCCCAATCATCagaagaggaggaggaggaggaggagctTGAAAGTGACTAA